GGTGGAGGAGATGCCGGGCAGCGCGCGCACCTGGGCGTCGAGCACGTCCAGCTGGGCCTGCGTCTCCTGGATGGTCGAGCCGATGGGCAGCTCCACCGCCAGCTTGATGTTGCCGTTGTCCTGCTCCGGGATGAACGTGAACTTCAGGAACCGCGCCATCGCGAAGGTGGCGAAGAGCACGCCCACCGCGACGACCAGGGTCAGCGCCCGGCGACGGAGGATGGCGGCCAGCAGGTTGCGGTAGCCGTTCTCCATGCCCACCAGGAACTTCTCCACCACCGCGGAGATGCCCGTCGGCTGGCCGTGGTGACGCAGCATGCGCGAGGACAGCATCGGCGTGAGCGTCATGGACACGGCGTAGGAGATGAGCGTCGCCACCGCCACCGTGACACCGAACTGGTAGAAGAACTTGCCCATCATGCCGTCCATGAAGGCCACGGGGATGAACACCGCCACGATGGCCAGCGTCACCGCGAGCACCGCGACGGCGATCTGCCCCGCGCCGTCGAGCGCGGCCTGCATGGGGGACTTCCCCTCTTCCATGTGACGGACGATGTTCTCGATGACCACGATGGCGTCGTCGATGAGCAGACCGATGGAGAGCGTCAGCGCCAGCATCGTCACCAGGTTGAAGGTGAACCCCAGCGCCGCCATGATGGCGAACGTTCCGACGACCGACACCGGCAGCGCGATGGCCGCCACCAGCGTCGAGCTGAAGTTGCGCAGGAACACGAGCACGATGACCACGGCGAGGATGCCGCCGAGCACCAGGTCGAACTGCACGGACGCGATGGACGAACGGATGAACCGGGAGTTGTCCGACACCGTCTCCACCACGATGCCCTTGGGCAGCTGGCTGTTGATCTCCTCCAGCGACTCCTTGACCAGCGCGGCCACCTGCACGGTGTTGGAGCCGGACTGCTTCTTCACGATGAGCGCCACGGCGTTGCGGTCGCCGTTCTTGGCCGAACCGCGCGCCTCTTCCGGACCGTCCACCACGTCCGCGATGTCGCGCACGCGCACCGGCGCGCCGCCCGGGCTGGCGATGATGATGTTGCGGATCTCATCCACGCTCTTCGCCTCGGAGGTGAGGCGCAGCACGCGCTCGCGGCCGGAGTCCATCGTGCGGCCGCCCGGCATGTCCAGGCTCTGCGCCTTGACCGCCTGGCTCACGTCGCTGATGGCCAGCCCGAAGCCGCGCAGCCGGTCCGGGTCCACCACGAGCTGGATCTCCCGCTCCCGGCCGCCCGTCACGTCGATGCTGCCCACGCCCTTCTGACGCTGCAGGGCCGGCTTGACGATGTCCTCCGCCGTGCGCGTCAGCTCCTCGATGGGCAGCGAGCCGGACAGCGACAGGTTGATGATGGGCTGGGCGCCGATGTCGAACTTCTCGACCACCGGCGTCTCGATTTCGTCCGGCAGCTTGCTCAGCGTCGCCTGGACGCGGTCGCGCACGTCCTGCGCCGCCACGTCCACCTTGGTGTCGAGCGTGAAGCGCACGACGATCTGCGACACGCTCTCCATGTTGATGGAGCGCAGCTGCTCCACGCCGTTGAGGGTGTTGAGCGCCTCCTCCAGCGGGTCGCTGACGTTCTTCTCGATGGTCTCCGGGTCCGCGCCCGGGAGCACCGTCGTCACCGTGACGACGGGGAAGTCGACGTCCGGGAACTGGTCCACGCCGATGCGCGGGTACGCGTTGATGCCGAACACGACCACCGCCATCATCAACATGGCGGTGAAGATGGGTCGTGCGATGAATGTCTTGAGCGGGCTCATTCAGCTACTCCCAAAAGGGTAGGGAAGGACGGGCGTCACTGCACCACGCGGACGGCCGTCCCCTCCTTCACGTCCAGGGAGGAGTCGGCGAGCACGCGCTCATCCGCGCTGAGGCCCTGGAGCACTCGCACGTAACCGGGGAGGATGCGCTCGACGCGCACGTCGCGCTTGCGCACGGTGCCGTCCTGCACGACCCACACGAAGCCCTCCTGGCCCCGGGCCGAGACGGCCTGGGTGGGGAGGAACAGGCCCTTGGTGTCCTCGGGCTGGCTCACGGAGGAGAAGTCCAGGTCCACCAGCGCGCCGGGGCGCAGCACCGTCTTCTCGTCACCGGCCACGTCCGCGAGCACCTCCACCGTGCGGTTGGTGGTGTCCACGACGGAGCCCACCGTGGTGACGGTGGCCTCGAAGCGAACGCCGCTGGGGCTCAGCGTGCCCGCCGTCTTGGCGCCCGGCTTCACCTTGTCCACCACGGACTCCGGAACCAGCGCGCGCACCTCCAGGCCGGTGATGTCCACCAGCGTGAAGACCGCCGTGGGCGGCGTCATCGCCACCGTGTCGCCCAGGTTCTTCAGGCGCGCGGTGATGACGCCGTCGAACGGCGCCAGGATGGACATGTCCCGCAGGTTCTCCTCCGCCATCTTCACGGCGGCGGCGGCCTGCGCCGCCTGGGCGGCGGCCTGCTTCTGGCCGATCTCCGCCTGGTCCAACCCGGCCGCGGCGATGCCGCCACCCTCGGCCACCTTGCGCGTGCGCTCGAGGTTGGAGGTCGCCAGCTGGAGCGCCGCGTCAGCGGCCGCCTTCACCGCGCGGGCCTGCTCCACGGCGATGGCCACGTTGGAGGTGTCCAGCACCGCCAGCGTCTGGCCCTTCTTCACCCGGTCGCCCACCTTGACCAGCATCTTCGCGATGGTGCCCGTGGCCTGGGGGCTGAGCGTGGCCTCCTGCTTGGAGCGGATCTGCCCCGTCACGCGCGTGACGCTGGCCTCCAGCTCCGTCGCCGGGGTGATGGCCTTCACGCCCACCGCGTTGGAGCCCTGCTGCGTCTCCGGAAGCGCAGGCTTGTTCGCACCCTTGCCGCACCCCGTCGTAACCACCGCCGCCAGCACCGCGGCCACCCACATGCGTCGAATCACGGTCGTCCTGCTCCTGCCAGCTCGCGGTCCCCGGACCCCTCCGGGCCGTCGCTCCAGCTGATGCTTGAAAGTCTGCGGCCCGGAAACTACAGAGCCTGAACTGTCTGTCAAGGAGATACTCCGTTTCGCGGACTATCTCCCGCCGGGCCTTGTTAACGCCTGGCTGCCCAGCTGGCAGGACTTTTCATTCGACCTGCCCTCCAGGGTAGCCCAGGCCTGGCCCGCCGCGTCATGCCGGGCGTGCGGGGGAGGCGCGAAACCGTCCTGGATTTCGGTGGAGGTTGATTTCAGAATCAATCCTGTTGTCGAGCAGCCAATAGCAACAGGAGAGGTCGCGAATGCCGAATCCCTTCACCGAGGAACACGAGGCCTTCCGCAAGACGGTGCGAGCCTTCGTGGACAAGGAGATGGCGCCGTACGGGTTGGAGTGGGACCGGGCGGGCATCTTCCCGAGGGAGCTGTTCAAGAAGTGCGGTGAGCTGGGGTTCCTCGGCATCAACCACGACCCGAGGTACGGCGGCAGCGGTCTGGACTACTGGTACGTGACGGCGTTCTGCGAGGAGCTCAGCCACGCTCGCAACGCGGGCGTGAACATGGCGCTGCTGGTGCAGAGCCAGATGGCCACGCCCATCATCAACGAGATCGGCACGGACGAGCAGAAGCGCGAGTTCCTGGAGCCGGCGCTCAAGGGAGAGAAGATCGCCGCGCTGGGCGTGAGCGAGCCGGGGTGTGGCTCGGACGTGGCGAGCCTCAAGACGACGGCGCGCCGGGACGGGGATGACTACGTCATCAACGGCTCGAAGATGTGGATCACCAACGGCACGCGGGCGGACTTCATCACCCTGGCGGTGCGCACGGGCGAGGCGGGCTACGGCGGCATCTCCCTGGTGACGTTCCCCACGGACGTGAAGGGGTTCAGCGTCTCCAAGAAGCTGGACAAGGTGGGCAACCTGTCCTCGGACACGGCCATCCTCTTCTTCGAGGACTGCCGCATCCCCGCCCGCTACGTGCTGGGCGAGGAGAACGAGGGCTTCTACCACATCATGACGAACTTCCAGGGCGAGCGCCTGGTGGGCTCCATCACCACGGTGTCCGGCATGGAGCGGATGATGGAGGACGCCATCCAGTACGGCAACGAGCGCGAGGCGTTCGGCAGGCCGCTGATGAAGTTCCAGGTGTGGCGCCACAAGTTCGTGGAGCACCTGACGGCCATCGAGGCGGCGAAGCGGCTGACGTACCACGCGGTGGACCTCTACGACCGGAAGGAGAACCCGGTGAAGGAGATCTCCATGGCGAAGCTGTTCGCCGGCGACCTGGCCCAGCGCGTGGCCTACGACACCCAGCAGTTCTTCGGAGGCATGGGCTACATCGAGGAGACGCCCATCGCGCGCATGTGGCGCGACGTGCGCCTCATCACCATCGGCGGCGGCACCTCCGAGGTGATGAAGGAGATCCTCTCCAAGCTCTACGGCTTCTGAGTCGGCAGGGCCCACCGCGCGCCGGTCGCCAGCCGCGGCGCGCGGGGTTGGGGTAGGGTGTCGTCACGGAGGTCGTGATGACGCCCCTGATGACGGCGAGCGTGGCGTGGTACGTGACGGGCCGCTTCTATCTCTCGTCCGAGGACGCGACGCTCCAGGACCTGGGCTACTTCCTCCACCTGGAGGGGTTGCCCGGGTCGCTGTTCGAGGACCCGAGCGGGAAGGTGGGCGAGGCGACCGCGCGCCTGACGTTCCGCTCCACGCCGTTCAAGCCCATCACCGTGACCAACGGCGGGCTGACCCTGGGGCGCGACCCGGTGGGGGACTTCACCGTCTACCTGAAGCAGCCCGGGCACGCCCACGCGGACTTCGCGCGGCCGGAGACGTTCTCCGACGGGCTCCCCATCGCCACCTTCCGCCGGGCCAGCGTGGTGGTGGGCGGCGCGTTCAGCGCGGGGAGCCGGGCGCTGTCGCTCAACGTCTTCACAGCCCGCCTGGTGTGGAGCGCGGAGTTCGAGCTGGAGGGCCGGCTGTATGACCTGAAGGCGCTGCTGCCCGACGGCATCACCCAGTGGGGCGAGGCGGGCCCGGAGCCCATCGCGGACCCGCCGAAGGGCTTCTCGGTGGTGCAGCCCTTCCTCGGCTCGGCGGTGGCCCTGGGCGGCGGGCGGTGAGGCGGCGCGTCACTTCTTGCGGAACAGGGCCTCGGCGGCGCTGAGCATCGCGTCGCGGCTGGCCTTCTGGTGCAGGCCGCCCTCGCCAATCTGGAACAGCTCGCAGAAGTTGGCGCCGTCCTTGTCCGAGGGCACCTCCGCGAAGGGCTCCTTGCACTCCTTGGCCACGCTGGCGTCGTAGTGCCGGCAGTTGCGGCACGAGCGAATGTCCTCGTCGCACCGGGGGCACGTATCGCCGCGCCCCACCTGGTTGGCGATGATGTCGAGCGGGTGTCCGCAGTGCGCGCAGCCGGCCATGGCCACCTCCACGAGAGGGCGGGGCCGATTGTGCCAGCGGGGCCGCGAGGCCGCGAGCCCTAGCGCTGGAGGCTGGAGACGAGCGTGGGCGAGCGCTCCGAAGCCGAGGGCCCCGACGGCGGCGCCGCCGCGCGCAGGTCCCCCAGGGCGTCCAGCAGCTGGTCGTCCAGCCGCTTGAGGAGGAAGAAGACGTAGGCGCCCACCAGCGACAGGGCCGCGAGCAGCACGCTCAGCATCATCCCCCGCTGCCACAGGTGGGCGTGCTCCAGGACCCCGCGCCGTTCGGCGAACGTCTTGAGCTGCGCGTCCGCGGCCTTGCCGTCCAGCCGCTGGGCGTACTCCTCCGCCTGGGCCGTGCCGCGCTCCATCAGCCACTGCCCCTGGACCTGCAGGGCGTCCGCCCGGGTGTAGCAGTAGATGGCAGCCCCCGAGGACAGGAGGGTGATGCACAGCGCCACCGACAAGCTCCGGGTATACATCTGGACGTCCTCCGGACACGCCATTGCGCGGGCCCCGACATCCCCGCGACTGC
This sequence is a window from Myxococcus stipitatus. Protein-coding genes within it:
- a CDS encoding efflux RND transporter periplasmic adaptor subunit produces the protein MWVAAVLAAVVTTGCGKGANKPALPETQQGSNAVGVKAITPATELEASVTRVTGQIRSKQEATLSPQATGTIAKMLVKVGDRVKKGQTLAVLDTSNVAIAVEQARAVKAAADAALQLATSNLERTRKVAEGGGIAAAGLDQAEIGQKQAAAQAAQAAAAVKMAEENLRDMSILAPFDGVITARLKNLGDTVAMTPPTAVFTLVDITGLEVRALVPESVVDKVKPGAKTAGTLSPSGVRFEATVTTVGSVVDTTNRTVEVLADVAGDEKTVLRPGALVDLDFSSVSQPEDTKGLFLPTQAVSARGQEGFVWVVQDGTVRKRDVRVERILPGYVRVLQGLSADERVLADSSLDVKEGTAVRVVQ
- a CDS encoding efflux RND transporter permease subunit translates to MSPLKTFIARPIFTAMLMMAVVVFGINAYPRIGVDQFPDVDFPVVTVTTVLPGADPETIEKNVSDPLEEALNTLNGVEQLRSINMESVSQIVVRFTLDTKVDVAAQDVRDRVQATLSKLPDEIETPVVEKFDIGAQPIINLSLSGSLPIEELTRTAEDIVKPALQRQKGVGSIDVTGGREREIQLVVDPDRLRGFGLAISDVSQAVKAQSLDMPGGRTMDSGRERVLRLTSEAKSVDEIRNIIIASPGGAPVRVRDIADVVDGPEEARGSAKNGDRNAVALIVKKQSGSNTVQVAALVKESLEEINSQLPKGIVVETVSDNSRFIRSSIASVQFDLVLGGILAVVIVLVFLRNFSSTLVAAIALPVSVVGTFAIMAALGFTFNLVTMLALTLSIGLLIDDAIVVIENIVRHMEEGKSPMQAALDGAGQIAVAVLAVTLAIVAVFIPVAFMDGMMGKFFYQFGVTVAVATLISYAVSMTLTPMLSSRMLRHHGQPTGISAVVEKFLVGMENGYRNLLAAILRRRALTLVVAVGVLFATFAMARFLKFTFIPEQDNGNIKLAVELPIGSTIQETQAQLDVLDAQVRALPGISSTFATAGGGVQEEVHKGELLINLVNVKERSFTQGELKSYLRQNIKPPPGVSVTVQDITGVAGGGARSQAVQFNLRGDNWQELIETSNKMKAAMAKNPGLVDVDSTYRSGKPQYDVEVDRDRAASLGVPAASLGTTLRAFLGRDKFMDYREGGETYEVKLRLPPNTLASADALGKLTVRAPSGQLVELRNLAKITPADGPVQIDREAQKRQITLLANLASGYQLSEAMTFMTATAKEIAPASVIYDFEGNAKELGKSVAAFGSALLLGIILVYMILAAQFESLIHPFTIMLSLPFAFIGAIGALLLTGQAMSMFALIGVIMLMGLVVKNGILLVDFTIQLREEGKTATEALLGAAPVRLRPILMTTIAMIAGMVPVAVARGDGAETRAPMAITIIGGLITSTVLTLGVVPVVYSLMEQLSEKFRRRKGPGQAPDHGTPHAVGPHGEKPAVAAAARVETA
- a CDS encoding acyl-CoA dehydrogenase family protein; translated protein: MPNPFTEEHEAFRKTVRAFVDKEMAPYGLEWDRAGIFPRELFKKCGELGFLGINHDPRYGGSGLDYWYVTAFCEELSHARNAGVNMALLVQSQMATPIINEIGTDEQKREFLEPALKGEKIAALGVSEPGCGSDVASLKTTARRDGDDYVINGSKMWITNGTRADFITLAVRTGEAGYGGISLVTFPTDVKGFSVSKKLDKVGNLSSDTAILFFEDCRIPARYVLGEENEGFYHIMTNFQGERLVGSITTVSGMERMMEDAIQYGNEREAFGRPLMKFQVWRHKFVEHLTAIEAAKRLTYHAVDLYDRKENPVKEISMAKLFAGDLAQRVAYDTQQFFGGMGYIEETPIARMWRDVRLITIGGGTSEVMKEILSKLYGF